Below is a genomic region from Thermodesulfovibrionales bacterium.
AGGAAGAGATTCAGGACAAAGGGGAAGGACCGTGACGGGATGGTGACTTTAGAGGATATTCGTGATGCAGCTGCCAGGATCGGTTCCTTTGTCCATAAGACCCCTCTCATGTATTCGAGATCTCTCAGTGAAATGACCGGAACCGAGGTTTATCTCAAGGCGGAAAATCTTCAAAAAACGGGTTCATTCAAAGTTCGAGGTGCTTTCAATCGTCTCATTCAGAGCGAATGCGGAAGAATAATAGCAGCCTCCATGGGAAACCATGCCCAGGGCCTGGCCTATGCCGCAGGCAGACTCGGCATCCAGGCAAAGATCGTCATGCCGGTCACCGCCTCCCTCGCAAAGGAAGAGGCGACAAAGGGATATGGAGCTGAGGTTGTGCTTCACGGGGAAAGTTTCCGGGGCGCTCTCGATTACGCCCTTTCTCAGAAAGATTATCTCTTCATCCATGCCTTTGACGATGAAGGTGTCATCGCAGGTCAGGGGACCATCGGTCTCGAGATCATGGAAGAACTACAGGGGATTGACGTTGTACTCGTCCCCGTCGGCGGTGGCGGATTAATCTCGGGCATCGCTATGGCCGTCAGGGGCGTTTCCCCCGCGACAGAGGTAATCGGCGTCCAGTCCGAATCAGTACCTGCTGCGTCGGCATCCTTCAGCAAAAAAGAGATTACGGAGATACCCCCGTCGTCGACAATCGCCGACGGGATAGCGGTCGGCAGAGTCGGCGAGAAGACTTTTGCGATCATCGAACACTACGTTGATGATATGATCGTCGTCAGTGAAGACTCTATCGCGATGGCGATCCTCTTTTTTCTCGAGCGAAAAAAACTCGTTGTTGAAGGCGCAGGAGCGGTCCCTCTCGCGGCCCTATTGGAAAACAGGGAGAGATTCAGGGGCAGACGCATTGTCCTCGTAGTGAGCGGCGGAAATATCGATTTTACCCTGATAGACAGGATAATCCATAAAGGGCTCATAGCGAGCGGGAGGATCAGGGTCTTTGAGGTCATTGTCGATGATATACCGGGAACGCTCCATGCGCTGACCGGCGTTATCGCGTCCCATAGGGGAAATATCCTCGACGTCGCTCACGAAAGATTCACTGCCAAGTTGCCGGTGGGAAGGACGAGTCTGATCTTCACGATCGAAACGCGCGGGAAAACCCATGGGGAAGAGATTCTTTCAGACCTTGTCGGACGGGGTTTTCCGGTGAAGCAGAAGCTGTAGGTGCGAAGGCACGCTGTCGACTCCCGGGGCCTAATGCCCTTTCTTGAAGTGTATGATCTTCTTGAGGATACGCCTGAGTTTGCCTTCCTGTCGTATCGGATGCAGTGACGGATAGATAGTGATCCGACCATCTTTGGTTACCTCGTAACTCTTGTTCTCTCTATTCATCACGCTTCCGGGTGAGCGCTCGTTTCCTTTCACCGGCACCTCCATGAGAAGCACCGGCTCCCGTCTCATCGCAGAAGAGGAATGCAGCGAAATTTGGGCAGAGCCTGTAGCAATCGCTAAAGCAGTACGTCTCCATCCTGTCTATGCCCGGCACATACAACGTCTCAGATGCAGCGCATACTCCGATATAGCCGACCTTATAATAGGGACAACTCACTGCATTTTCCTTCGTTCTATTTTACTTTGTGGTTTCATTCCGATTTATCAGCAGAAGTCTGATTTTTTTGTCGGACATTTTCTCTATCCCCTATCGGTTTTTGTCTTACAGGTTTCCTGCTCGCGAGTGGAAGGTCTAATCACGGGAGGCTCACCCCATGAAATCATAGGAGGTTCTCGAAAATCTCTTTTACCCTCAGTCTCCGTTCTTTCAAGTTCCTGAAAAATTCCTTGCCGTCCCTGAATCCAATGACGTCGACGGCAAAGGAGACGACATCGGAGTCTTCCTTCAGGATCGGCTCATTGATCAATCTCTGGAGGGTTTCGAGGGTTCTGTAAAACATGTAGGTTTCCCTCATGAAACCGAGCGTATCCTTATCGATTACCCTGCTCGTGCCGAGTCGCCGTATTCCGTCGAGCGTGCGCTGCACCATGAGTTCCTCATGGTCGTGAAGATGGAGAAGCTGCAGGTATTGTACGGTGAATTCGAGCTCTTCAAGACCGCCCGGACCGAGCTTTATGTCAAATCCCTCCGCCTCTTTCGAGAGTACCCTCTGAATCCTGCCCCTCATCCCCTTGATGTCCTGGGGGGAAATCCCCGCACCTTTCTCCCTTAAGACTGTTCTCTTCATATCCATGAAGAGACATCCTGTGGCGCTGTCTCCGGCAACAGGTCTCGCCTTGAGAAGGGCCTGGAACTCCCAGAAATGTGCTGCCTTGAAGTAATAATCCCTGAACGCTGCTATGCTCGAAACGAGGGGGCCCTTTGAACCCTCGGGCCGTAGCCGTGCATCAACGCTGTAGGCCATTCCGTCCTGCGTGTAGGAGATGAGAAGTCTGATCAGTCTTTCCGCCGTTTTCACGTGAGTTTCCGCGACATCGGAACGGCATACAAAAATCAGATCGAGGTCGGAATTGAAGGTGAGCTCCCTTCCGCCTGACTTTCCTAATGCGATAACGGCCAGGCCGTCTGCCCCGGTTAAGGCATCGATTGAGACAGAAACGATCGCCTCCGCAATCTTGGAGAGCTCCCTGATGAGACGGACGATGTCAATCTTCCTGTCCAGAAACATGATACCGAGTCCTATCTCGCCCATCTGCTTGAAGACCCGTACGGACTCTGCAAGAGACCTGCCGGACAAAATCATCCCCCCCAGTTCTTTCTTCAGAGAGAGAAGAGACTTCTTCGTAAACATCTCCTGCCCGAGGAACTCGAGGTATTCCTTACGTTTTGTTATCATCTTCGCCAGATACTCACTCCGGGAGAAGACGTGAATGAGAAGAGGAATGAGCGTTCCCTTCTGCGCAAAGAGATCGAGGTACGATTCCTCGGAAGCGAGGAGCGCTGCGAAGACCTCGAGGTTGTTGACGGCCGCATCGGGGTTGCCGCATCGTAATGCCTCCTGAAGAAATGCGGGGAGTATCTCGCCGAGAAGCCTCTGGCCCCTCAGGGTCTGGAAGGAGTGCATACTCTCGTTCATGTGACGGATATTCCTCACAACCTTGTCCTTGTCCCTCAGTGGGTATCCGGCAAGGAGTCCCCTGAGCTCATCATCCGACAGTTCTTCGGAGAACGGAAGGAAGGCATCTCCTCCTTTTTCGAAGTCCTTCGGTCCCTTCTCCACAAAGAGAGAGTCATATATCCTCCGCACCATCATGCGCCTCTCTTCGAGATCGGAGAGAAAGGACGGTCCGTCGGGAAGCCCCATCTTCCTTCCGACGAGGGCGAGTTCATCCCCTCCCGACGGGAGCGAATGCGTCTGAAGATCATTGAGCTGCTGCAGCCGATGTTCAAGCGTCCTGAGGTACCGGTACTCTTCGGATAGGGTAGCATAGTCTCCGGAGCCGATGAGGCTCTTCTGGAGGAGTCGATGCAGGCCCTTCAGGGTACTCCTTTCCCTGAGCAGGGGTTCCCTCCCGCCGTAAATCAACTGGAGTGCATGCACAAAAAATTCTATCTCCCGGATACCGCCATGCCCCCGCTTGATATCGTCCTTCTTAAAGGTCTCATCAATCTTTGTCTTCATCTTCCGTATCTCGTCGATGGCATTGAAATCCAGGTATTTCCTGTAAACAAAAGGCCTGACCGTTTCAAGGAATTCCCTCCCGAGCGTTGGGTCGCCTGCTACCGGCCGCGCACGCAGGAGAACCGCCCTCTCCCATGCCCTGCCCCAGGACTCGTAATAAATTTCGTATGCGGGCAGCGACATCGCGAGGCTCCCCCGCTGGCCCTCCGGTCTGAGCCTCAGATCGACCCGGTATACAAAGCCCTCTTCCGTATTCATCGCCAGCACTCTGTTCAGGCCCTCTCCGAGCTTGGAGTAAAATTCATGGTTGCTTATTCTGTTTTTCGCAACTCCGTGCTGCGTTATGATGCCGCTCGTCTCGCCGCCCTCATGACCGTAAACATAGAGGAGATCGATATCTGAACTGAAATTCAGCTCGTTCGATCCGAGTTTTCCGACTGAGATAATCGAGAAGGCGTCCTGTTCGGGTTCGCCGTAGGTCTCCTTTATCTGGGCCGTGAGGGCCTTGAGCGCCTCTTCGAGAATCGCTTCGGCAAGAACGCTCAATTCCTGCATGCTCTCGACAATGTCAGACTTGCCCGTAATGTCCCTCAGGGTAATGAGGAGGAGCATCCTCTTCTTTTGGCTCCGCAGAATGCGCATGAGACCTTCCCCTGACAAAGGCGACGCGAGGCCCATAGCCCGCCGCAGGGACGCAAGGACCGTTTCCTTCTCGACAGGCTCATGTATGGCGACGAGGGCATCGAAGAGCGCCTCAGGCTCCGATGACGCAAAATTCGCGAGAAACTGGCTGATACTGAAAAGGAGGGAAACCGGCCTCAGATGCGATGCGAGACGGTCGGAGTATTCAGGATTTACTTCACAAAAGGAGAGGAGATTCTTCAGCGCCCTCTCGGGATCCGGAGTTGCAGAAGCAGCGTCTCTTAATTGTTCCTCCCTCATCCATTACCATGATACACAATCGGCCTCACCTTTTCTTCTCCCCTTGCCAGAGTCTCGGGTCTATCGAGTCCCTTATCCCTTCACCGAGGAGATTATAGCCGAGCACCGTAACGAGAATGGCGAGCCCCGGGAAGACCGAAAGCCACCAGGCTATCTCCATGTTGTCCTTGCCGAGGGTGAGGATATTGCCCCAACTCGGGGTCGGCGGCTGGACGCCGATGCCGAGAAAGCTCAGGGCCGATTCAACGAGCACCGCCCCGGCTATGCCGAGGATTGCGGAAACGAGAACCGGGGCCATGCTGTTTATCATGATATGTCTGAAGATAATGCTGAGGTCGCTCGCCCCGAGCGCCCTTGCGGCGAGGACAAACTCCCGCTCTTTCAGTGAAAGGAACTCGGCTCGGACAAGCCTTGCCACTCCCATCCACATCGTCAAACCGATGACCGCCATGACGTTCCATATGCTCGATCCGATGAAGGCGATGACCGCAAGGATGAGGAAGAAGGTCGGGATCGAGAGCATGATATCGATAAACCTCATGATGACCCTGTCCGCCCACCCGCCGTAATATCCGGCGAAGGCGCCGAAGAGCACTCCGATTACCGTCGCTATGCCGACCGCGACGAAGCCGACGGCGAGTGATATCCATGACCCCCAGATCATCCTGCTTAAGACATCCCGTCCGAGGTCATCGGTCCCGAAGAGATGCCCTTTCCCGGGCTGCTCCAGGATATGTTTCCTGTCGATTTCATCCGGATCATAGGGAGAGATGATCGGCGCGAGGACGGCGATGACAAAGAGGGCCAGGACCGTTATTCCGCCTGCGAGCGCAAGCTTATTGCTCCGGAATCTCTGCCAGAAGAGATTTCTCAGCTTTTTATTTCCCATGCTACTTCGCCCTTATCCTCGGGTCGGCTAACATGTACCCGATATCTGCGAGGAGGTTTCCGAGGAGGGTCAATATCGCGCCGATCGTCAGGATGCCCATGACCATGGGGTAGTCCCTTGTCATGACGCTCATGTAAAAGAGCTGACCCATGCCGGGGATGCCGAAGATGTTCTCGAAGATCACACTCCCGCCTATCAGACCACCCACACTGAGGCCCATGAGGGTTATGATCGGAAGGAGTGCGTTTCTGAAGGCATGCCTGTAGATGACCGTTCTTTCATTCAAACCCTTTGCCCGCGCCACGGTGATATAATCCTGCCTTATCACCTCGAGCATGCTCGACCTCATGAACCGTGAATCGGCTGCGAGCCCTCCGAAGGCAGAGACGAAGACAGGAAGCATGAGATGTTTCGCTATGTCCCAGGTCTTTCCGGCCAGCGAGAGTGAGCCGTAATGCATCGACTTCAACTGCGAAATCGGAAGCCAGTGAAGGTGCACGCCGAAGAGGATCATGAGGAGGAGTGCGAGCCAGAACGAGGGCATCGCGAACC
It encodes:
- a CDS encoding ABC transporter permease — its product is MLTYLMKRLLEMVPTLFGITIISFFIIHLAPGKPTDIFTELNPKITPEARERLEKLYNLDKPIVVQYGLWLKKIARLDFGDSFSSDRRPVIERIWDRKQPLIQRRLFITFMINLISMIIIVLIAIPIGISSATHRNTLYDKITTTTVFLGFAMPSFWLALLLMILFGVHLHWLPISQLKSMHYGSLSLAGKTWDIAKHLMLPVFVSAFGGLAADSRFMRSSMLEVIRQDYITVARAKGLNERTVIYRHAFRNALLPIITLMGLSVGGLIGGSVIFENIFGIPGMGQLFYMSVMTRDYPMVMGILTIGAILTLLGNLLADIGYMLADPRIRAK
- the ilvA gene encoding threonine ammonia-lyase, with protein sequence MVTLEDIRDAAARIGSFVHKTPLMYSRSLSEMTGTEVYLKAENLQKTGSFKVRGAFNRLIQSECGRIIAASMGNHAQGLAYAAGRLGIQAKIVMPVTASLAKEEATKGYGAEVVLHGESFRGALDYALSQKDYLFIHAFDDEGVIAGQGTIGLEIMEELQGIDVVLVPVGGGGLISGIAMAVRGVSPATEVIGVQSESVPAASASFSKKEITEIPPSSTIADGIAVGRVGEKTFAIIEHYVDDMIVVSEDSIAMAILFFLERKKLVVEGAGAVPLAALLENRERFRGRRIVLVVSGGNIDFTLIDRIIHKGLIASGRIRVFEVIVDDIPGTLHALTGVIASHRGNILDVAHERFTAKLPVGRTSLIFTIETRGKTHGEEILSDLVGRGFPVKQKL
- a CDS encoding ABC transporter permease translates to MGNKKLRNLFWQRFRSNKLALAGGITVLALFVIAVLAPIISPYDPDEIDRKHILEQPGKGHLFGTDDLGRDVLSRMIWGSWISLAVGFVAVGIATVIGVLFGAFAGYYGGWADRVIMRFIDIMLSIPTFFLILAVIAFIGSSIWNVMAVIGLTMWMGVARLVRAEFLSLKEREFVLAARALGASDLSIIFRHIMINSMAPVLVSAILGIAGAVLVESALSFLGIGVQPPTPSWGNILTLGKDNMEIAWWLSVFPGLAILVTVLGYNLLGEGIRDSIDPRLWQGEKKR
- the glnE gene encoding bifunctional [glutamate--ammonia ligase]-adenylyl-L-tyrosine phosphorylase/[glutamate--ammonia-ligase] adenylyltransferase, producing the protein MREEQLRDAASATPDPERALKNLLSFCEVNPEYSDRLASHLRPVSLLFSISQFLANFASSEPEALFDALVAIHEPVEKETVLASLRRAMGLASPLSGEGLMRILRSQKKRMLLLITLRDITGKSDIVESMQELSVLAEAILEEALKALTAQIKETYGEPEQDAFSIISVGKLGSNELNFSSDIDLLYVYGHEGGETSGIITQHGVAKNRISNHEFYSKLGEGLNRVLAMNTEEGFVYRVDLRLRPEGQRGSLAMSLPAYEIYYESWGRAWERAVLLRARPVAGDPTLGREFLETVRPFVYRKYLDFNAIDEIRKMKTKIDETFKKDDIKRGHGGIREIEFFVHALQLIYGGREPLLRERSTLKGLHRLLQKSLIGSGDYATLSEEYRYLRTLEHRLQQLNDLQTHSLPSGGDELALVGRKMGLPDGPSFLSDLEERRMMVRRIYDSLFVEKGPKDFEKGGDAFLPFSEELSDDELRGLLAGYPLRDKDKVVRNIRHMNESMHSFQTLRGQRLLGEILPAFLQEALRCGNPDAAVNNLEVFAALLASEESYLDLFAQKGTLIPLLIHVFSRSEYLAKMITKRKEYLEFLGQEMFTKKSLLSLKKELGGMILSGRSLAESVRVFKQMGEIGLGIMFLDRKIDIVRLIRELSKIAEAIVSVSIDALTGADGLAVIALGKSGGRELTFNSDLDLIFVCRSDVAETHVKTAERLIRLLISYTQDGMAYSVDARLRPEGSKGPLVSSIAAFRDYYFKAAHFWEFQALLKARPVAGDSATGCLFMDMKRTVLREKGAGISPQDIKGMRGRIQRVLSKEAEGFDIKLGPGGLEELEFTVQYLQLLHLHDHEELMVQRTLDGIRRLGTSRVIDKDTLGFMRETYMFYRTLETLQRLINEPILKEDSDVVSFAVDVIGFRDGKEFFRNLKERRLRVKEIFENLL